One segment of Choloepus didactylus isolate mChoDid1 chromosome 15, mChoDid1.pri, whole genome shotgun sequence DNA contains the following:
- the LOC119510405 gene encoding cytochrome c oxidase subunit 7C, mitochondrial-like, with product MLGQSIWRFTTSVVQRSHYEKDPGKNFPFSVENKWWLLVMMTWYFGSGFVTPFFTVRHQLLKK from the coding sequence ATGTTGGGGCAGAGCATCTGGAGGTTCACAACCTCTGTGGTACAAAGGAGCCACTATGAGAAGGATCCTGGgaagaattttccattttcagtGGAAAACAAGTGGTGGCTACTAGTTATGATGACTTGGTACTTTGGATCTGGATTTGTCACACCTTTCTTTACAGTCAGACACCAACTTCTTAAGAAATAA